One genomic region from Nostoc sphaeroides encodes:
- a CDS encoding REP-associated tyrosine transposase, with protein sequence MQYRRATIESGTYFFTLVTHKRQRLLCLPTNVSLLRNIFQHVMQQHPFIIDAFVLLPDHLHCIWRLPQGDCNFSTRWRLIKSYFSRQCITLSQENLSTSRQNKKERGIWQRRFWEHLIRDEVDFKNHLEYIHYNPVKHGLVKAPQDWEYSSFHRSVRQGMYDITWGAGQEIVFDSDIGKE encoded by the coding sequence ATGCAATATCGCCGAGCCACAATCGAAAGTGGCACTTATTTTTTTACACTCGTAACACATAAAAGACAAAGACTATTATGCTTACCTACTAACGTATCTTTATTGAGAAATATATTTCAGCATGTAATGCAACAACACCCATTTATAATTGATGCCTTTGTTTTATTACCGGATCATCTGCACTGTATTTGGAGATTACCACAGGGCGATTGTAATTTTTCTACTCGTTGGCGTTTGATCAAAAGCTATTTTAGTCGCCAGTGCATTACTCTATCACAGGAAAACCTATCTACCTCTAGGCAAAATAAAAAAGAGCGAGGTATTTGGCAGCGTCGTTTTTGGGAACACTTGATTAGAGACGAGGTAGATTTTAAAAATCACCTTGAATATATTCACTACAATCCTGTCAAACATGGTTTAGTGAAAGCTCCACAAGATTGGGAATATTCCAGTTTTCATCGTTCTGTTCGTCAGGGTATGTATGATATTACGTGGGGTGCTGGGCAAGAAATTGTATTTGACTCTGATATTGGTAAAGAGTAG